One window from the genome of Candidatus Eisenbacteria bacterium encodes:
- a CDS encoding helix-hairpin-helix domain-containing protein has product MFDLTPAERRGALVLLALVAIGTLSDLLWREPRPAPAPLPPAAESGPSAQPPAGVGALDLNRAGEAELDRLPGIGPVLASRIVAHRKLHGPFRSPDDLLAVPGIGPKLLERLGASVIVSVPRAAAGDSVRFARSPRR; this is encoded by the coding sequence GTGTTCGACCTCACTCCCGCCGAGCGCCGGGGCGCGCTCGTGCTGCTGGCCCTGGTGGCGATCGGAACGCTGTCCGACCTGCTGTGGCGCGAGCCGCGGCCCGCGCCGGCGCCGCTGCCGCCCGCCGCGGAGTCCGGCCCGTCCGCGCAGCCTCCGGCGGGCGTCGGCGCGCTCGACCTCAACCGGGCCGGCGAGGCCGAGTTGGATCGGCTGCCGGGCATCGGTCCGGTGCTCGCGTCACGAATCGTCGCGCACCGGAAGCTGCACGGGCCGTTCCGGTCGCCCGACGACCTGCTGGCGGTGCCGGGCATCGGGCCGAAGCTGCTGGAGCGGCTGGGCGCGAGCGTCATCGTGTCCGTTCCCCGGGCCGCCGCGGGCGACAGCGTGCGATTCGCACGATCCCCACGCCGATGA